The proteins below are encoded in one region of Styela clava chromosome 4, kaStyClav1.hap1.2, whole genome shotgun sequence:
- the LOC120326854 gene encoding protein chibby homolog 1-like: MGLFGNKGFSPKKASPRKAASLSNLAALDATQRAQEFGLDYGSASLKLNGTQLKFEDGTWHADTGSSLPQREVVKLRKDNQKLLEENNMLKLKIDILLDMLSESAAECHILEKERDEALKTGKF, translated from the exons ATGG GTCTATTTGGAAACAAGGGTTTCAGCCCCAAAAAAGCCTCACCAAGAAAAGCAGCATCATTGTCAAACTTAGCCGCACTCGATGCTACACAAAGAGCTCAAGAATTTGGATTAGATTATGGTTCTGCATCTCTCAAACTCAATGGTACCCAACTTAAATTTGAAGATGGGACGTGGCACGCTGATACGGGGTCATCATTGCCACAGAGAGAAGTTGTAAAGTTACGTAAAGATAATCAGAAACTTCTGGAAGAAAATAACATGTTGAAACTGAAAATTGACATTTTGCTGGATATGTTATCAGAAAGTGCAGCCGAATGTCATATACTAGAAAAAGAGAGAGATGAGGCGCTGAAAACTGGGAAAttctag
- the LOC120336323 gene encoding 2-Hydroxyacid oxidase 1-like yields MALKAVEHKVDGIIVSNHGGRILDDVLPEVIRAVNGRVDVYFDGGIRRGTDIAKAIALGAKAVFVGRPIIWGLACKGEEGVRNVIEILKNEFIYTMQLLGVSTIEELQTTPDVVVHETRYFSKL; encoded by the exons ATGGCACTTAAAGCTGTTGAACACAAAGTTGACGGAATCATTGTCTCAAATCATGGCGGGAGAATATTAGATG ACGTTCTACCAGAAGTAATTCGGGCCGTGAATGGCAGAGTTGATGTTTATTTTGACGGAGGAATCCGTAGAGGAACAGACATAGCAAAAGCAATCGCTCTTGGAGCAAAGGCGGTTTTTGTTGGAAGACCAATAATCTGGGGACTGGCATGCAAA GGCGAGGAAGGTGTGCGGAATGTTATAGAAATTCTCAAAAACGAATTCATCTACACTATGCAACTCCTGG gAGTTTCTACAATAGAAGAATTGCAGACGACACCAGACGTAGTTGTTCACGAAACAAGATATTTCTCGAAACTTTAA
- the LOC120327004 gene encoding 2-Hydroxyacid oxidase 1-like isoform X3: MCAPEGEFCTARAAESLGVGMAVSLWSNKTMEEIASEVPNCIKWCHVQFIKNRIVTEHFVRRAEQNGFKGFIVTIDEPVFRNRTHRYEDEKPLKFETSIVSIKFVEPEEPAFVAFTSWMDGSAEWDSIDWLKGITKLPVVIKRILTDKLWF; this comes from the exons ATGTGTGCGCCAGAAGGTGAATTTTGTACCGCAAGAG CCGCCGAATCACTTGGCGTAGGGATGGCAGTAAGTTTATGGAGTAACAAAACGATGGAAGAGATCGCATCTGAGGTGCCAAACTGCATAAAATGGTGCCACGTTCAATTCATCAAG aaTCGTATCGTAACAGAACATTTTGTGAGAAGAGCTGAGCAAAACGGATTCAAAGGATTTATAGTAACTATCGATGAACCGGTTTTTAGAAATCGTACTCATAGATACGAAGACGAAAAACCACTCAAGTTTGAAACATCTATTGT ATCAATCAAATTTGTGGAACCTGAAGAGCCGGCCTTTGTTGCGTTTACATCCTGGATGGATGGAAGTGCTGAATGGGACAGTATTGATTGGTTGAAAGGAATTACCAAGTTACCTGTAGTAATCAAAAGAATTCTGACAGATAAGCTATGGTTCTAA
- the LOC120327004 gene encoding 2-Hydroxyacid oxidase 1-like isoform X2 — MENLLLSVSHYEEEARRKLSQHDLGYFAFAAGARETMKENCEAFKRWRFRPRILKNVSRVDCSTEVIGSKIPFPICIAPTAFHRMCAPEGEFCTARAAESLGVGMAVSLWSNKTMEEIASEVPNCIKWCHVQFIKNRIVTEHFVRRAEQNGFKGFIVTIDEPVFRNRTHRYEDEKPLKFETSIVSIKFVEPEEPAFVAFTSWMDGSAEWDSIDWLKGITKLPVVIKRILTDKLWF, encoded by the exons ATGGAGAACTTATTGCTATCAGTAAGCCATTATGAGGAAGAAGCTCGAAGAAAGTTATCGCAACATGATTTGGGCTATTTTGCTTTTGCTGCAGGAGCAAGAGAAACCATGAAAGAAAACTGTGAAGCATTTAAA AGATGGCGATTTCGACCCAGGATTTTAAAGAACGTTAGCCGAGTGGATTGCTCGACAGAAGTAATTGGTTCAAAAATACCTTTTCCAATATGTATTGCACCAACGGCATTTCATCGTATGTGTGCGCCAGAAGGTGAATTTTGTACCGCAAGAG CCGCCGAATCACTTGGCGTAGGGATGGCAGTAAGTTTATGGAGTAACAAAACGATGGAAGAGATCGCATCTGAGGTGCCAAACTGCATAAAATGGTGCCACGTTCAATTCATCAAG aaTCGTATCGTAACAGAACATTTTGTGAGAAGAGCTGAGCAAAACGGATTCAAAGGATTTATAGTAACTATCGATGAACCGGTTTTTAGAAATCGTACTCATAGATACGAAGACGAAAAACCACTCAAGTTTGAAACATCTATTGT ATCAATCAAATTTGTGGAACCTGAAGAGCCGGCCTTTGTTGCGTTTACATCCTGGATGGATGGAAGTGCTGAATGGGACAGTATTGATTGGTTGAAAGGAATTACCAAGTTACCTGTAGTAATCAAAAGAATTCTGACAGATAAGCTATGGTTCTAA
- the LOC120327004 gene encoding 2-Hydroxyacid oxidase 1-like isoform X1, which produces MENLLLSVSHYEEEARRKLSQHDLGYFAFAAGARETMKENCEAFKRKNNHCLAQRFTKDAPRKLTELWRFRPRILKNVSRVDCSTEVIGSKIPFPICIAPTAFHRMCAPEGEFCTARAAESLGVGMAVSLWSNKTMEEIASEVPNCIKWCHVQFIKNRIVTEHFVRRAEQNGFKGFIVTIDEPVFRNRTHRYEDEKPLKFETSIVSIKFVEPEEPAFVAFTSWMDGSAEWDSIDWLKGITKLPVVIKRILTDKLWF; this is translated from the exons ATGGAGAACTTATTGCTATCAGTAAGCCATTATGAGGAAGAAGCTCGAAGAAAGTTATCGCAACATGATTTGGGCTATTTTGCTTTTGCTGCAGGAGCAAGAGAAACCATGAAAGAAAACTGTGAAGCATTTAAAAGGAAAAATAATCATTGTTTAGCTCAGCGGTTCACAAAGGATGCgccgcgaaaattaacagaatt ATGGCGATTTCGACCCAGGATTTTAAAGAACGTTAGCCGAGTGGATTGCTCGACAGAAGTAATTGGTTCAAAAATACCTTTTCCAATATGTATTGCACCAACGGCATTTCATCGTATGTGTGCGCCAGAAGGTGAATTTTGTACCGCAAGAG CCGCCGAATCACTTGGCGTAGGGATGGCAGTAAGTTTATGGAGTAACAAAACGATGGAAGAGATCGCATCTGAGGTGCCAAACTGCATAAAATGGTGCCACGTTCAATTCATCAAG aaTCGTATCGTAACAGAACATTTTGTGAGAAGAGCTGAGCAAAACGGATTCAAAGGATTTATAGTAACTATCGATGAACCGGTTTTTAGAAATCGTACTCATAGATACGAAGACGAAAAACCACTCAAGTTTGAAACATCTATTGT ATCAATCAAATTTGTGGAACCTGAAGAGCCGGCCTTTGTTGCGTTTACATCCTGGATGGATGGAAGTGCTGAATGGGACAGTATTGATTGGTTGAAAGGAATTACCAAGTTACCTGTAGTAATCAAAAGAATTCTGACAGATAAGCTATGGTTCTAA
- the LOC120336340 gene encoding CDP-diacylglycerol--inositol 3-phosphatidyltransferase-like, whose amino-acid sequence MNSMAEQRDIFTSVYVDIVGHWLYIHHSALTGSYHQDMKGGNYFLRLYYSNRMLLSLLVDGNEIFHLMLYLLHFTEGPMLNLPGLNIGLVRLALYAFTPVMVAKCCFFNVVHLYDSIWSMAKLDADLQNDKKTKAN is encoded by the exons ATGAATTCGATGGCCGAGCAGCGAGATATTTTCACCAG TGTCTATGTTGATATCGTTGGCCACTGGTTGTACATCCATCATTCCGCATTGACTGGTTCATATCATCAAGACATGAAAGGTGGAAATTATTTTTTACGACTCTACTATTCGAACAGG ATGCTCCTTTCTCTGTTGGTGGACGGAaacgaaatatttcatttgatgtTGTATTTACTGCACTTTACTGAAGGACCTATGT TGAATCTACCGGGTTTGAATATTGGCCTAGTAAGATTAGCGTTATATGCATTCACACCAGTCATGGTCGCAAAATGTTGCTTTTTCAACGTTGTTCACCTGTACGATTCCATATGGAGCATGGCAAAATTAGATGCTGATCTACAAAACGATAAGAAGACTAAAGCAAATTAA
- the LOC144422125 gene encoding 2-Hydroxyacid oxidase 1-like has product MCVLFLHAYNFSLLAKSLNLLSMDNLLLSVSDYEGEARKKLSQHDWGYFAAGAVGGETIKENCEAFKRWRFRPRNLTNVSRVDCSTEVIGSKVPFPICIAPTAFHRLCAPEGEFCTARAAESLGVGMAVSLWSNKTMEEIATEVPNCIKWCQLQLTKNRIVTEHFVRRAEKNGFKGFIVTIDEPVFRNRDHRYEDGRPFNFDTSIRSRNIEQSTKIVEPDQSAFAAFQSWMNGSVEWDSIDWLKEITDLPVVVKGILTAEMAIKAVEHKVDGIIVSNHGGRILDSTFATIDVLPEVVKAVNGRVDVYFDGGIRKGTDVAKAIALGAKAVFVGRPIIWGLACKSCNKIISVFNIYFQESQHTESYPICYYYI; this is encoded by the exons ATGTGTGTGCTTTTCCTACATGCTTACAATTTTAGTTTACTGGCGAAGAGTTTAAACCTTCTGTCCATGGATAATTTATTGCTATCAGTAAGCGATTATGAGGGAGAGGCTCGAAAAAAGTTATCGCAACATGATTGGGGCTACTTTGCTGCAGGAGCTGTAGGAGGAGAAACTATAAAAGAAAATTGTGAAGCATTTAAAAG ATGGCGATTTCGACCCAGGAATTTAACGAACGTTAGCAGAGTGGATTGCTCGACAGAAGTAATTGGTTCGAAAGTACCTTTTCCAATATGTATTGCACCAACGGCATTTCATCGTCTGTGTGCACCAGAAGGTGAATTTTGTACTGCAAGAG ccgCCGAATCACTTGGCGTAGGAATGGCAGTAAGTTTATGGAGTAACAAAACGATGGAAGAGATCGCAACTGAGGTGCCAAACTGCATAAAATGGTGTCAACTTCAATTGACTAAG aaTCGTATCGTAACAGAGCATTTTGTGAGAAGAGCTGAAAAAAACGGATTCAAAGGATTTATTGTAACTATCGATGAACCAGTTTTTAGAAATCGTGACCATAGATACGAAGACGGAAGACCATTTAACTTTGATACATCCATTAG AAGCAGAAATATTGAACAATCGACCAAGATTGTGGAACCTGACCAGTCGGCATTTGCTGCGTTTCAATCCTGGATGAATGGAAGTGTTGAATGGGACAGTATCGATTGGTTGAAAGAAATTACGGACTTACCTGTAGTGGTTAAAGGAATTCTAACAG cgGAAATGGCAATTAAGGCAGTTGAACACAAAGTTGACGGAATCATTGTCTCAAACCATGGCGGACGAATATTGGATAGTACATTCGCGACA ATAGACGTTCTTCCAGAAGTAGTGAAGGCCGTGAATGGCAGAGTTGATGTTTATTTTGACGGAGGAATCCGTAAAGGAACAGACGTAGCAAAAGCAATCGCTCTCGGAGCAAAAGCGGTTTTTGTTGGAAGACCCATAATCTGGGGACTGGCATGCAAATCATGTAACAAGATCATTTCTgtatttaacatatattttcaAGAGAGCCAACATACCGAGAGTTATCCAATTTGCTATTATTATATATGA